One segment of Leptospirillum ferrooxidans C2-3 DNA contains the following:
- the mutM gene encoding bifunctional DNA-formamidopyrimidine glycosylase/DNA-(apurinic or apyrimidinic site) lyase, producing MPELPEAETIRKQLLPVLLGSRVRSLRSGPYPKIFLSDIPDLSGWQFSDLGRIGKVLLFSMKSPAGESGTLLTRLGMSGQWNISGNRQDSQLPLQPSQTTIHTHLAITLETPEGERLLSYRDPRRFGRVEWQTDIALSGILQTTGPDILKIRAEQFEHSIRASRRSIRTILLDQKIASGIGNIYVSEILFESGIHPDRKGFRITGAEARRILESSAVVLQKAIDRGGSSIHSFKDAFGEEGGNQSQLQVYGLDGSPCPLCKSPILKKEEGGRSSYFCLRCQPKKRTSPARS from the coding sequence ATGCCAGAACTTCCAGAAGCCGAAACAATCCGCAAACAACTTCTTCCCGTTCTTTTGGGATCCCGTGTGCGCTCTCTCCGGAGCGGCCCTTATCCAAAAATCTTCCTGTCCGACATACCGGATCTTTCGGGATGGCAATTTTCCGACTTGGGCCGCATCGGGAAAGTTCTTCTTTTCTCCATGAAATCTCCTGCCGGTGAGTCCGGGACGCTCCTGACCAGACTCGGCATGTCGGGGCAATGGAACATATCCGGTAACAGGCAGGATTCCCAACTCCCCCTCCAACCCTCCCAAACAACCATTCATACCCATCTGGCCATCACTCTTGAGACCCCCGAAGGCGAGAGGCTCCTGTCTTACCGGGATCCCCGACGTTTCGGACGAGTCGAGTGGCAAACCGACATAGCTCTTTCCGGGATCCTTCAAACGACCGGCCCCGATATTCTCAAAATCCGGGCCGAACAGTTTGAACACAGTATCCGGGCTTCCCGGCGTTCGATCCGGACGATTCTCCTCGACCAGAAGATCGCGAGTGGGATCGGGAATATCTATGTCTCGGAAATTCTTTTTGAATCCGGGATCCACCCGGACCGGAAAGGCTTCCGGATAACAGGGGCCGAGGCGCGCCGCATCCTCGAATCTTCCGCAGTTGTCCTCCAGAAAGCCATCGATCGTGGAGGAAGCTCTATCCACAGCTTTAAGGACGCCTTCGGAGAAGAAGGGGGGAACCAGAGCCAGCTGCAGGTGTATGGACTCGATGGATCACCTTGTCCACTCTGCAAGAGTCCGATTCTCAAAAAAGAGGAGGGAGGCCGATCCAGTTATTTTTGCCTGCGTTGCCAGCCCAAAAAAAGAACATCCCCCGCCAGGTCCTGA